In one Pseudomonas tensinigenes genomic region, the following are encoded:
- a CDS encoding BRCT domain-containing protein codes for MSTLKFSYRDAKGDLSQRELIQWSENSAYIQGRSVSDTFPKTYRKDRIIEVLLGAELLLNEAAPPSPRLQHDRKPPALVASEAASQTPHPKMSPGRINQILFTGFAAAQRAELEQKAVEYGLKVMSTAGKTLTFLCYGENAGPTKVSKALEAGAFIINSEQFLNLITTGEIP; via the coding sequence ATGTCGACTCTAAAATTCAGCTATAGAGATGCAAAGGGCGATTTAAGTCAGCGAGAGTTGATTCAATGGTCAGAAAATTCGGCTTACATTCAAGGACGATCTGTCAGCGATACCTTTCCTAAAACCTATCGCAAGGATCGCATCATCGAAGTATTGCTTGGGGCTGAGCTGCTCTTAAACGAGGCCGCTCCTCCTTCTCCGAGGCTTCAGCACGATCGAAAGCCACCGGCGCTCGTTGCTTCAGAAGCCGCTTCGCAAACGCCTCATCCGAAAATGTCACCGGGTAGGATCAATCAAATTCTTTTCACTGGGTTCGCAGCTGCACAACGGGCTGAGCTTGAGCAAAAAGCAGTGGAATATGGGTTGAAGGTCATGAGTACGGCAGGCAAGACGCTGACGTTTCTTTGTTATGGCGAAAATGCGGGGCCAACCAAAGTTTCCAAGGCGCTTGAGGCTGGAGCTTTTATCATCAACTCAGAGCAATTCTTGAATCTGATCACAACGGGAGAAATCCCCTGA
- a CDS encoding alpha/beta fold hydrolase has protein sequence MRPEIAVLDIQGQYRVYTEFYRADAAEKTIILVNGSMATTASFAQTVKNLHPQFNVVCYDQPYAGRSKAHNRHEKHLTKDVEGQILLELIDHFAAEHVLSFSWGGAATLVALAHQPRRIERAVISSFSPVINAHMLDYLERGVDYLGQRDGDRVGHLVNSTIGKHLPSLFKRFNYRHVSSLAEHEYGQMHFHISDVLHSDRQCYLNAAKKINVPVLFLNGEWDEYTAAEDARLFGNHVAQSTFTTLQATGHFLDMEHKAACRDSQNALLGFLKPAQQTSRTRYSFVQDQHALAI, from the coding sequence ATGAGGCCAGAAATCGCTGTGCTGGATATACAGGGTCAGTATCGGGTTTACACGGAGTTCTATCGCGCAGACGCCGCAGAAAAGACCATCATCCTGGTCAACGGCTCGATGGCCACGACTGCGTCGTTTGCACAGACTGTGAAAAACCTGCACCCGCAATTCAACGTGGTCTGCTACGACCAGCCCTACGCGGGCCGGTCAAAAGCCCATAACCGCCACGAGAAACATCTGACGAAGGACGTCGAAGGACAGATTCTGCTGGAGCTGATCGACCACTTCGCCGCCGAACACGTGCTGTCGTTCTCCTGGGGCGGCGCCGCGACCCTGGTCGCCCTCGCCCACCAGCCACGGCGCATTGAACGGGCCGTGATCAGCTCGTTCTCGCCAGTGATCAACGCGCACATGCTCGATTACCTCGAACGCGGCGTCGACTACCTCGGCCAGCGCGATGGCGACCGCGTCGGCCATCTGGTCAACAGCACCATCGGTAAACACCTGCCGTCGTTGTTCAAACGCTTCAACTATCGCCACGTCAGCAGCCTCGCCGAGCACGAATACGGGCAGATGCACTTCCACATCAGCGACGTGTTGCACAGTGATCGGCAGTGCTATCTGAACGCAGCGAAAAAGATCAACGTGCCAGTGCTGTTTCTAAACGGCGAATGGGACGAATACACCGCAGCCGAAGACGCGCGCCTGTTTGGCAATCATGTGGCGCAGAGCACGTTCACCACGCTGCAAGCCACCGGGCACTTCCTCGACATGGAACACAAGGCCGCGTGCCGCGATAGCCAGAATGCCCTGCTCGGCTTTCTGAAACCGGCGCAGCAGACCAGCCGAACGCGTTACTCGTTTGTTCAGGATCAACATGCATTGGCTATTTGA
- a CDS encoding pseudouridine synthase, with product MRVDRFLSNLPRYNRQQVRLLLVEKRVRIDGKVVSDPHSEVLEFSRVEVDDEVLQVGKAARYFMLHKPPGCVSATRDPQHPTVLDLIDEPDKDDLHIAGRLDFNTTGLMLITNDGAWSRRLTQPQTKLPKVYYVETEQEIGAQYASTFAEGIYFAFEDLTTQPAQLELLGPRSARLSIVEGRYHQVKRMFGFFNNKVLRLHRESMGLLHLDNALKPGEYRALRTEEIHLF from the coding sequence ATGCGCGTCGACCGTTTCCTCAGCAACCTGCCCCGCTACAACCGTCAGCAGGTTCGTCTGTTGCTGGTGGAAAAGCGCGTGCGGATTGACGGAAAAGTCGTCAGCGATCCGCACAGCGAAGTGCTGGAATTCAGCCGTGTCGAAGTCGATGACGAAGTGCTACAAGTCGGCAAAGCGGCGCGCTACTTCATGCTGCACAAGCCGCCGGGCTGCGTCAGCGCCACCCGCGATCCGCAACATCCGACCGTGCTCGACCTGATCGATGAGCCGGACAAGGACGATCTGCACATCGCCGGACGCCTGGACTTCAACACCACCGGCCTGATGCTGATCACCAACGACGGCGCATGGTCGCGACGCCTGACCCAGCCGCAGACCAAACTGCCAAAGGTCTACTACGTCGAGACCGAGCAGGAGATTGGCGCGCAATATGCGAGCACTTTTGCCGAGGGCATCTACTTCGCCTTCGAAGACCTGACCACGCAGCCGGCGCAACTGGAGCTGCTCGGGCCACGGTCGGCGCGGTTGAGCATCGTCGAGGGCCGCTATCATCAGGTGAAGCGCATGTTTGGTTTCTTCAACAACAAAGTCCTGCGCCTGCACCGCGAATCCATGGGTCTTCTGCATCTCGATAACGCGCTAAAACCGGGCGAGTACCGCGCTTTGCGCACCGAAGAGATCCATTTGTTCTAA
- a CDS encoding cysteine-rich CWC family protein — MPDSDVKPDHCPACGARNDCSLADPRTADRECWCYGVSIDPAVLEALPPELRNQSCLCPRCAQVEAQLQAAKRPIP; from the coding sequence ATGCCTGATTCCGACGTTAAACCCGACCATTGCCCGGCCTGCGGCGCCCGCAACGACTGCAGCCTCGCCGACCCGCGCACCGCCGACCGCGAATGCTGGTGCTATGGCGTGAGCATCGATCCGGCCGTGCTTGAAGCGCTGCCGCCAGAACTGCGCAACCAATCCTGCCTGTGCCCGCGTTGCGCGCAGGTCGAGGCGCAACTGCAAGCGGCCAAGCGGCCGATCCCGTAA
- a CDS encoding sensor domain-containing diguanylate cyclase: protein MPLRSPLYSQRSLVLTLIALLGAGFLATSLLSYYASRASIRDNIVNTELPLTSDTVYSEIQKDLVRPILISSMMSRDTFMRDWVVNGEQNPEQMTRYLDEVMTHYGAYTAFFVSNSTHTYYHAKGVLKQVKVDEPRDAWYFRVRDMKDPYEINVDPDLANKDNLTFFINYKVYDYHNRFIGAAGVGLTVDAVIKLIDKYQQRYQRSVYFVDTFGRLVLTGADGGPEGAHIGKSLGELESMKSLVSQLPKPHSGSYEYSAHGQGHFLNVRFIPELNWYLFVDKREDGALSEIRQSLYLNLLICLLVTLIVLALLNRVIKRYQSKIQAQATLDSLTELPNRRGFDILAAQALHEAQRETKPLTALLLDLDHFKVLNDTYGHMAGDQVLIGFARDLQSCLRHADIVCRWGGEEFIVLLKDTDGDTGQKIAEKIRQHVEQHEYAYDGHRLNLTVSIGATTLQRDDTLHSLLSRADHAMYRAKHTGRNRTCVEMPHSTYA from the coding sequence ATGCCGCTTCGTTCTCCCCTGTACTCGCAACGCTCGCTGGTCCTGACGCTGATCGCCCTGCTCGGCGCCGGTTTCCTCGCCACGTCGTTACTCAGCTACTACGCCTCCCGCGCGTCGATCCGCGACAACATCGTCAACACCGAACTGCCGCTGACATCCGACACGGTCTACTCGGAAATCCAGAAAGACCTCGTCCGGCCGATCCTGATTTCCTCGATGATGTCCCGCGACACCTTCATGCGCGACTGGGTGGTCAATGGCGAGCAGAATCCCGAGCAAATGACCCGTTACCTCGACGAAGTCATGACCCATTACGGCGCCTACACCGCGTTCTTCGTCTCCAACAGCACGCACACCTACTACCACGCCAAAGGCGTGCTCAAGCAGGTCAAGGTCGACGAACCGCGCGACGCCTGGTACTTCCGTGTGCGCGACATGAAGGACCCGTATGAGATCAACGTCGACCCGGATCTGGCCAACAAGGACAACCTGACCTTCTTCATCAACTACAAGGTTTACGACTACCACAACCGTTTCATCGGTGCGGCGGGCGTCGGCCTGACCGTGGACGCGGTGATCAAGCTGATCGACAAATATCAACAGCGCTATCAACGCAGCGTGTACTTCGTCGACACCTTCGGCCGACTGGTGTTGACCGGCGCCGACGGCGGGCCTGAAGGCGCGCACATCGGCAAGAGTCTCGGCGAACTCGAAAGCATGAAAAGTCTGGTCAGCCAGTTGCCGAAACCCCACAGCGGCAGCTACGAATATTCCGCTCATGGGCAAGGGCATTTCCTCAACGTGAGGTTTATCCCGGAGCTGAACTGGTATCTGTTTGTTGATAAACGCGAAGATGGCGCGCTGAGTGAAATCCGTCAGTCTCTGTACCTGAATCTGCTGATCTGCCTGCTGGTGACGCTGATTGTGCTGGCGCTGCTCAACCGCGTGATCAAACGCTATCAAAGCAAAATCCAGGCTCAGGCCACCCTCGACAGCCTCACAGAACTGCCCAACCGCCGTGGCTTCGACATTCTCGCCGCACAAGCCCTGCACGAAGCCCAACGCGAAACCAAACCACTAACGGCGTTGCTGCTCGACCTCGATCACTTCAAAGTGTTGAACGACACTTACGGGCACATGGCCGGCGATCAGGTGCTGATCGGTTTTGCCCGCGACCTGCAAAGTTGCCTGCGCCATGCCGACATTGTCTGCCGCTGGGGCGGTGAGGAATTTATCGTTTTACTGAAGGACACCGACGGCGACACCGGTCAGAAAATTGCCGAGAAGATCCGCCAACACGTCGAACAACACGAATATGCCTACGACGGCCATCGCCTCAATCTGACAGTGAGCATCGGCGCCACCACTCTGCAACGCGATGACACCTTGCACAGCCTGCTGTCACGGGCCGATCATGCGATGTACCGGGCCAAACACACCGGCCGCAACCGCACCTGCGTGGAAATGCCTCACTCGACTTATGCCTGA
- the atzF gene encoding allophanate hydrolase has protein sequence MNLQLDVLRQAYRNGDTTPRQLLLKLREKAAALNPDYHLFIHLLSVAELEPYLAALDGRELDSLPLYGVPFAIKDNIDLAGIPTTAACPDFAYVPERSATLVEQLITLGAIPLGKTNLDQFATGLNGSRSPYGACPNSVLTEYPSGGSSAGSSLAVALGVASFALGTDTAGSGRVPAALNNLVGLKASKGLISTAGVLPACRTLDCVTTFTATAREASQLLALTAKLDPRDEYSRRNPSWNDGSAFGAPRAFRFGVPHAQDLEFFGCVEGPLLFGDAIDRLKALGGEAVELDLSPFLEAARLLYEGPWVAERYSVAGELMEQNPEAVLPVIRAVLAKAPAVSGVQTFRAQYQLQTLKALCDQALEGLECVLTPTIGRPVTLAELQAEPVLRNSELGYYTNFMNLLDYAAVAVPSGFMANGLPWGVTLFGRAFTDQYLLSVADALQRQQNTALPTPANVARHDRARIVVCGAHLQGLALNWQLTQRGGRLLETTLSSPDYQLYALAGGPPLRPGMVRVKDGGVAIAVEVWELPSSELGSFLTGIPAPLGLGKVQLADGRWESGFICEPYGLEGALDISHLGGWRAYLETRN, from the coding sequence ATGAATCTGCAACTCGATGTACTGCGCCAGGCCTATCGCAATGGCGACACCACACCGCGCCAACTGCTGCTGAAACTGCGCGAGAAAGCTGCCGCGCTGAACCCGGATTATCACCTGTTCATCCACCTGCTCAGCGTCGCCGAACTGGAGCCCTATCTCGCCGCTCTCGACGGTCGCGAGCTCGATAGCCTGCCGCTGTACGGCGTGCCGTTTGCGATCAAGGACAATATCGATCTGGCCGGTATTCCCACCACGGCCGCGTGCCCGGACTTTGCTTATGTGCCGGAGCGCTCGGCGACCCTCGTCGAGCAGTTGATCACGTTGGGTGCGATTCCGTTGGGCAAGACCAATCTCGATCAATTTGCCACGGGGCTCAATGGCAGCCGCTCGCCGTATGGCGCGTGCCCCAACAGTGTGTTGACGGAGTATCCGTCCGGCGGTTCCAGCGCCGGTTCGTCGCTGGCGGTGGCGCTGGGTGTGGCAAGTTTTGCCTTGGGCACCGATACCGCAGGCTCCGGTCGGGTGCCGGCGGCGCTGAATAATCTGGTTGGATTGAAGGCGAGCAAAGGGCTGATCTCCACCGCCGGCGTGCTGCCGGCGTGTCGTACGCTCGACTGCGTGACGACGTTTACCGCGACGGCGCGTGAGGCCAGTCAGTTGCTTGCGCTGACCGCCAAGCTTGATCCGCGCGACGAATACAGCCGTCGCAATCCATCGTGGAATGACGGCTCGGCGTTTGGTGCGCCACGGGCATTTCGTTTCGGCGTGCCGCATGCGCAGGATCTTGAGTTTTTCGGCTGCGTCGAAGGCCCGCTGTTGTTTGGCGATGCCATCGACCGGCTCAAGGCCTTGGGTGGCGAAGCGGTCGAGCTGGACCTGTCACCATTCCTTGAAGCCGCGCGTTTGCTTTACGAGGGGCCGTGGGTCGCCGAGCGCTATAGCGTGGCGGGCGAGTTGATGGAACAGAATCCCGAAGCCGTTCTGCCGGTGATTCGCGCCGTGCTGGCCAAGGCCCCGGCGGTGAGCGGCGTGCAGACCTTCCGCGCGCAGTATCAGCTGCAAACCTTGAAGGCGCTGTGCGATCAGGCCCTCGAAGGCCTCGAATGCGTGCTCACACCGACCATTGGCCGCCCGGTGACGCTGGCCGAACTGCAAGCCGAACCGGTGCTGCGCAATTCAGAACTGGGTTACTACACCAACTTCATGAACCTGCTCGACTACGCCGCCGTCGCCGTGCCGAGCGGGTTTATGGCCAACGGTTTGCCGTGGGGCGTGACGCTGTTTGGCCGGGCGTTCACCGATCAATATTTGCTGAGTGTGGCCGATGCGCTGCAGCGTCAGCAGAACACGGCATTGCCAACGCCCGCGAACGTTGCACGCCATGATCGCGCACGCATCGTGGTGTGTGGCGCGCATCTGCAGGGGTTGGCACTGAACTGGCAACTGACCCAGCGGGGTGGGCGCTTGCTGGAGACGACGTTGAGCTCACCGGATTATCAACTGTATGCGTTGGCCGGCGGCCCGCCGCTGCGGCCGGGCATGGTGCGAGTGAAGGATGGCGGTGTGGCGATTGCGGTGGAGGTGTGGGAATTGCCGAGCAGTGAATTGGGCTCGTTCCTCACCGGGATTCCGGCACCGCTTGGATTGGGCAAGGTGCAACTGGCGGATGGGCGTTGGGAGAGCGGGTTTATTTGTGAGCCGTATGGACTGGAGGGTGCGCTGGACATCAGCCATTTGGGGGGCTGGCGGGCGTATCTTGAGACTCGGAACTGA
- the uca gene encoding urea carboxylase: protein MFEKVLIANRGAIACRILRTLASLQVKGVAVYSEADAASLHILHADEAHSLGEGAAAGTYLAVDKILAIAKQSGATAIHPGYGFLSENAAFAEACEAHDIAFIGPTPEQLRVFGLKHTARALAKQHGVPMLEGTELLDSLDAALIAVEQVGYPVMLKSTAGGGGIGMRVCRSASELSESFEAVKRLGQNNFSDAGVFIEKYIQRARHLEVQVFGDGRGEVIALGVRDCSVQRRNQKVLEETPAPNLPDGMADELCAAAIKLAKAVNYRSAGTVEFVFDSEAQRFYFLEVNTRLQVEHGVTEQVWGVDLVRWMVELAAGDLPPLSELIRGLQPEGHAIQARLYAEDPGRDFQPSPGLLTAVEFPPANGIQLRIDTWVEAGCEIPPYFDPMIAKVITWAPTREQARAELHQALGDSLLYGVETNRDYLRQILLDTPFASGEPWTRCLEGLVYRANTFDVLSAGTQTSVQDYPGRLGYWAVGVPPSGPMDSRALRLGNRLLGNAEGAAALEITMSGPLLRFNCAAVVAVTGAPIALTLEGASVPMNTALLIPAGATLHLGSISGAGARSYLCLRGGLQVPDYLGSKSTFTLGQFGGHGGRALRAGDVLHVPALADRSSGQQLALQHIFELPAVRQIRVIYGPHAAPEYFTENYIGTFFETQWEVHFNSSRTGVRLIGPKPEWVRADGGEAGLHPSNIHDNPYAIGAVDFTGDMPVILGPDGPSLGGFVCPVTVIEADLWQLGQLKAGDKIRFIPVNLKTARDLALKWDAPCGSEPAREGDISDTSELIDPAHSRAGSLPQGLMSPVVLELGQGDVRLVARVSGDTHLLLEIGEPELNLVLRFRAHALMQALESKSLHGVIDLTPGIRSLQIHYQPEQLPLADLLGIIAGEWDTVCAANDLQVPSRIVHLPLSWDDPACQLAIEKYMTTVRKDAPWCPSNLEFIRRINDLPNLDEVQRTVFDASYLVMGLGDVYLGAPVATPLDPRHRLVTTKYNPARTWTAENSVGIGGAYMCVYGMEGPGGYQFVGRTLQMWNRYREVAAFDGKPWLLRFFDQIRFYPVSAEELLRIRRDFPLGRFDLNIEHSQLNLADYQAFLNREAVGINAFRAQQQGAFNAERERWIASGQAHFDSEEAVAQTSEDTPLADGEHSVDSHIAGNLWQVQVEAGSRVAAGDVLVILESMKMEIPVLAPMAGVVREIRVQPGSAVRAGQRVVVLELD from the coding sequence ATGTTCGAAAAAGTCCTCATTGCCAATCGTGGCGCGATCGCCTGCCGCATTCTGCGCACCCTTGCCTCACTGCAGGTCAAAGGTGTGGCCGTGTATTCCGAAGCCGACGCCGCCAGCCTGCACATCCTGCACGCCGACGAAGCCCACAGCCTCGGTGAAGGCGCCGCCGCCGGCACTTATCTGGCGGTCGACAAAATCCTCGCCATCGCCAAACAAAGCGGCGCCACGGCGATCCATCCCGGCTACGGATTTCTCTCGGAAAACGCCGCGTTCGCCGAAGCCTGCGAAGCACACGACATCGCTTTCATCGGTCCGACGCCGGAGCAACTTCGCGTGTTCGGCCTCAAACACACCGCCCGCGCCCTCGCCAAACAGCACGGCGTGCCCATGCTCGAAGGCACCGAACTGCTCGACAGCCTCGACGCTGCGCTGATTGCCGTTGAACAGGTCGGCTACCCGGTGATGCTGAAAAGCACCGCCGGCGGTGGCGGCATCGGCATGCGCGTGTGCCGTAGCGCCAGCGAACTGAGCGAGTCGTTCGAAGCGGTGAAACGCCTCGGTCAGAACAATTTCAGCGACGCCGGGGTGTTCATCGAAAAGTACATCCAGCGTGCCCGTCATCTGGAAGTGCAGGTGTTCGGTGACGGTCGCGGTGAGGTCATCGCCCTCGGCGTGCGCGACTGCTCAGTGCAGCGGCGCAATCAGAAAGTCCTCGAAGAAACCCCGGCGCCGAACCTGCCGGATGGCATGGCCGATGAGCTGTGCGCAGCGGCGATCAAACTGGCGAAAGCGGTGAACTACCGCAGCGCCGGCACGGTGGAATTCGTCTTCGACAGCGAGGCGCAGCGTTTCTATTTTCTTGAAGTGAACACGCGATTGCAGGTGGAGCATGGCGTCACTGAACAAGTCTGGGGCGTCGATCTGGTGCGCTGGATGGTCGAGTTAGCGGCCGGTGATCTGCCGCCGCTGAGCGAGCTCATACGTGGTTTGCAACCTGAAGGCCATGCGATTCAGGCACGGCTTTATGCAGAAGACCCGGGCCGCGATTTTCAGCCGAGCCCAGGCTTGCTGACGGCCGTGGAATTCCCGCCGGCCAACGGCATTCAACTGCGCATCGATACCTGGGTCGAGGCTGGCTGCGAGATCCCGCCGTATTTCGATCCAATGATTGCCAAAGTCATCACCTGGGCGCCGACCCGCGAACAGGCGCGAGCCGAGTTGCATCAAGCGTTGGGCGACAGTCTGTTGTACGGCGTCGAAACCAACCGCGATTACCTGCGGCAGATTCTCCTCGACACGCCGTTCGCCAGCGGCGAGCCGTGGACCCGTTGCCTGGAAGGTCTGGTCTATCGCGCCAACACCTTCGATGTGCTCAGCGCCGGCACGCAAACCAGCGTGCAGGACTATCCCGGTCGCCTCGGCTACTGGGCGGTCGGTGTACCGCCGTCGGGGCCGATGGACAGCCGCGCGTTGCGTCTGGGCAATCGTCTGCTTGGCAATGCTGAAGGCGCGGCGGCGCTGGAAATCACCATGAGCGGGCCTTTGCTGCGCTTCAACTGCGCAGCAGTGGTCGCGGTGACGGGGGCGCCGATTGCCTTGACGCTTGAAGGTGCAAGCGTGCCGATGAACACCGCGCTGCTGATCCCGGCGGGCGCAACGTTGCATCTGGGCAGCATCAGTGGCGCCGGGGCACGCAGTTATCTGTGCCTGCGCGGCGGCTTGCAGGTGCCGGATTATCTGGGCAGTAAAAGCACCTTCACGCTGGGTCAGTTTGGTGGGCATGGTGGTCGTGCGTTGCGCGCTGGGGATGTGTTGCATGTGCCTGCGCTGGCCGACCGTAGCAGCGGTCAACAACTGGCACTCCAGCACATTTTCGAGTTGCCGGCGGTGCGGCAGATTCGGGTGATTTACGGCCCGCACGCTGCGCCGGAATATTTCACCGAAAATTACATCGGCACTTTTTTTGAAACCCAGTGGGAAGTGCATTTCAACTCCAGCCGCACCGGTGTTCGCCTGATCGGGCCGAAGCCGGAATGGGTGCGCGCGGACGGTGGTGAAGCCGGGTTGCATCCGTCAAACATTCACGACAATCCGTATGCCATTGGTGCGGTGGATTTCACCGGTGACATGCCGGTGATCCTCGGCCCCGATGGCCCGAGCCTCGGCGGGTTTGTCTGCCCGGTGACGGTAATCGAGGCGGATCTGTGGCAACTGGGGCAGCTCAAGGCTGGCGATAAAATCCGGTTCATCCCCGTCAATCTAAAAACCGCTCGCGATCTCGCCCTGAAATGGGATGCCCCCTGTGGGAGCGAGCCTGCTCGCGAAGGCGATATTTCAGACACATCAGAATTGATTGACCCAGCGCATTCGCGAGCAGGCTCGCTCCCACAGGGTTTGATGTCACCTGTGGTGTTGGAGTTGGGTCAGGGGGATGTGCGGCTTGTCGCGCGGGTCTCCGGGGATACGCATTTGTTGTTGGAAATCGGCGAACCTGAGCTCAACCTCGTCCTGCGCTTCCGCGCCCATGCCCTCATGCAGGCACTGGAAAGCAAATCCCTGCACGGCGTGATCGACCTCACCCCCGGTATTCGCTCATTGCAAATCCACTACCAGCCCGAGCAACTGCCACTGGCCGATCTGCTCGGCATCATCGCCGGCGAGTGGGACACGGTGTGCGCGGCCAACGATCTGCAAGTGCCGTCACGCATCGTGCATTTGCCGTTGTCGTGGGACGACCCGGCCTGCCAATTGGCCATCGAAAAATACATGACCACCGTGCGCAAGGACGCGCCGTGGTGCCCGAGCAATCTGGAGTTCATTCGCCGCATCAACGACCTGCCGAACCTCGACGAAGTGCAGCGCACGGTGTTCGATGCGAGCTATCTGGTGATGGGGCTCGGCGATGTCTATCTCGGTGCACCGGTGGCCACGCCGCTGGATCCGCGCCATCGCCTGGTCACGACCAAATACAACCCGGCACGCACCTGGACGGCCGAAAACTCGGTGGGCATCGGCGGCGCCTACATGTGCGTGTACGGCATGGAAGGCCCCGGCGGTTATCAGTTTGTCGGGCGCACCTTGCAGATGTGGAATCGCTACCGCGAAGTCGCCGCGTTCGACGGTAAACCGTGGCTGCTGCGCTTCTTCGATCAGATTCGTTTCTACCCGGTCAGCGCCGAAGAACTGCTACGCATCCGCAGGGATTTTCCACTCGGGCGCTTCGATCTCAACATCGAACACAGCCAGCTCAACCTCGCCGATTATCAGGCTTTTCTCAATCGTGAAGCCGTAGGCATCAACGCCTTTCGTGCCCAGCAACAGGGCGCCTTCAATGCTGAGCGTGAACGCTGGATCGCCAGCGGTCAGGCGCATTTCGACAGCGAAGAAGCCGTGGCGCAAACCAGCGAAGATACGCCACTAGCCGACGGTGAACATAGCGTCGACAGCCACATTGCCGGCAATCTCTGGCAGGTGCAGGTCGAGGCCGGCAGCCGTGTCGCGGCGGGCGATGTGCTGGTGATTCTCGAGTCGATGAAGATGGAAATCCCGGTACTCGCGCCGATGGCCGGGGTGGTGCGCGAGATTCGCGTGCAACCCGGTTCAGCGGTGCGCGCCGGACAACGGGTCGTGGTGCTGGAACTCGACTGA
- a CDS encoding urea amidolyase associated protein UAAP2 — protein MSVAIATSQKQPEAAVYRATIPAGEPWLMEVKAGQTLRILDLEGNQAIDTLFYSLANPKERYDVQRTLRRQNSVYLSTGSVLYSNLGHAMLTIVADTCGRHDTLGGACAQESNTVRYALEKRYMHSCRDNYLRACVHDGRLSKGDIGPNINFFMNVPVTADGGLTFEDGISAPGKYVDLRAEMDVIVLISNCPQLNNPCNAYNPTPAELLVWN, from the coding sequence ATGTCAGTTGCTATCGCCACTTCGCAAAAACAACCCGAGGCTGCGGTTTACCGCGCCACGATCCCGGCCGGTGAACCCTGGCTGATGGAGGTCAAGGCCGGCCAGACCCTGCGCATCCTCGACCTGGAAGGCAATCAGGCCATCGATACCTTGTTCTACAGCCTCGCCAATCCCAAGGAACGCTACGACGTGCAGCGCACCTTGCGTCGGCAGAACAGCGTCTACCTGAGCACCGGCAGCGTGCTCTATTCCAACCTCGGCCACGCGATGCTGACCATCGTCGCCGACACCTGCGGACGCCACGACACCCTCGGCGGTGCCTGCGCGCAAGAGAGCAACACCGTGCGCTATGCCCTGGAAAAGCGCTACATGCACAGCTGCCGCGACAACTACCTGCGCGCCTGCGTCCATGATGGGCGACTGAGCAAAGGCGACATCGGGCCGAACATCAATTTCTTCATGAATGTGCCGGTCACGGCGGATGGCGGGCTGACCTTCGAGGACGGGATTTCGGCGCCGGGCAAGTACGTTGATTTGCGTGCGGAGATGGATGTCATCGTGCTGATTTCCAACTGTCCGCAACTGAACAACCCGTGCAACGCCTATAACCCGACACCTGCGGAGCTGCTGGTATGGAACTGA
- a CDS encoding urea amidolyase associated protein UAAP1: MTDSTQLFPPFTEEMLPGGGHRSFVLKRGQLLRLTDLRGGANVSLTLLNANEKTERLNLPDSLKCQHTAKLTSGHCLYSDMGRVLAAITADTCGWSDSLGGVLCAEEVAEKYGQGRYQELRNGFFRNGTDNLLVELGKWGLGLSDLLMTLNLFSRVNVDEAGRFHFVEGNSKAGDYIELYAPMDTLVVLTALQHPMDPSPEYVPKPLKLSWMNADASVAEHCRTSRPENERGFINTDRLFA; this comes from the coding sequence ATGACCGATTCGACTCAACTGTTCCCACCGTTTACCGAAGAAATGCTCCCCGGTGGCGGCCACCGTTCCTTCGTGTTGAAGCGCGGCCAATTGCTGCGCCTGACCGATCTGCGCGGCGGCGCCAACGTCAGCCTGACCCTGCTCAACGCCAATGAAAAAACCGAGCGGCTGAACCTGCCCGACAGCCTCAAATGCCAACACACCGCCAAGCTGACCAGTGGCCATTGTCTGTACTCGGACATGGGCCGCGTGCTGGCCGCAATCACCGCCGACACCTGCGGCTGGAGCGACAGCCTCGGCGGTGTGCTCTGCGCTGAAGAGGTCGCAGAAAAGTACGGCCAGGGCCGCTATCAGGAACTGCGCAACGGCTTCTTCCGCAACGGCACCGACAACCTGCTGGTGGAGCTCGGCAAGTGGGGGCTGGGCCTGTCCGATCTGCTGATGACGCTCAACCTGTTCAGCCGCGTGAACGTCGATGAGGCCGGGCGTTTCCACTTCGTCGAGGGCAATTCCAAGGCCGGCGACTACATCGAACTGTACGCGCCGATGGACACGCTGGTGGTGCTCACCGCTCTGCAACATCCAATGGACCCGTCCCCCGAATACGTACCGAAACCACTGAAGCTGAGCTGGATGAACGCCGACGCCAGCGTTGCCGAACACTGCCGCACCTCGCGCCCGGAAAATGAGCGCGGCTTTATCAACACCGACCGTTTGTTCGCCTGA